The proteins below come from a single Malus domestica chromosome 03, GDT2T_hap1 genomic window:
- the LOC103414660 gene encoding glucosidase 2 subunit beta-like: MKVKVKVKPSFIAAALCVLCVLSLSLESISISIVGSASSSPTTNQFLGISPQDEKYYKSSEVIKCKDGSKKFSRAQLNDDFCDCPDGTDEPGTSACPAGKFYCRNVGHAPLLIFSSRVNDGICDCCDGSDEYDGQVKCPNTCWEAGKVARDKLKKKIATYQEGVAIRKQEVEQAKIAMAKDEAELSKLQSEEKVLKKLVDQLKEQKEQIEKAEEKERLQKEKEEQERKEAEDKANPGKTKTEEEAKQHSSEDVENSDGEDRRTEGTYEEKIGILEGSHSSQDTAENHDDLAAKDDHSDTPEHKGSLVESVEQHAGKQKEEPVAISETEFDSGSKVPPDQGKDESEKTESLSREELGRRVASRWTGEDTSKEGGEVDVDKDNNHEEFPKDTHDEYDGYASETDDESQRYDDEDVEEEADNVFGEEDHGDSSSSYKYDSDTDSDFSDVTTSSNPSWLEKIQKTVRDLLQAVNLFQTPVNQSEAASIRKEYDESSAKLSKISSRISSLTKKLKHDFGPDKEFYSFYDRCFESKQNKYVYKVCPYKQASQVEGHSTTRLGSWDKFEDSYKIMVFANGDKCWNGPDRSLKVRLKCGLKNEVADVDEPSRCEYVALLSTPALCSEEKLEELQHKLDVLNKEEPQGHDEL; this comes from the exons atgaaggtgaAGGTGAAAGTGAAGCCGAGCTTCATTGCCGCGGCGCTGTGCGTTCTGTGtgtcctctccctctccctcgaaTCAATATCAATATCAATTGTTGGATCAGCATCTTCTTCCCCCACGACGAATCAATTTCTCGGAATCTCCCCCCAAG ATGAGAAATACTACAAATCTTCGGAGGTGATAAAGTGCAAAGATGGATCCAAGAAATTCAGCAGAGCTCAGCTCAATGACGACTTCTGCGATTGCCCTGACGGCACCGACGAGCCTG GTACATCTGCATGCCCAGCTGGAAAATTTTACTGTCGGAATGTGGGACACGCTCCTCTCCTCATATTTTCGTCTAGAGTGAATGATGGAATTTGTG ACTGCTGTGATGGGAGTGATGAGTATGATGGTCAAGTAAAGTGCCCAAATACATGTTGGGAGGCTGGGAAAGTGGCTAGAGATAAGCTCAAAAAGAAGATTGCTACTTACCAAGAGGGGGTTGCCATACGAAAGCAGGAAGTTGAACAAGCCAAAATAGCTATGGCCAAAGATGAGGCAGAACTATCAAAGTTGCAAAGTGAGGAGAAAGTACTGAAAAAGCTTGTTGACCAGCTGAAAG AACAAAAAGAACAAATAGAGAAGGCAGAAGAGAAGGAACGGttacagaaagaaaaagaagagcagGAGAGAAAAGAAGCCGAAGACAAAGCTAACCCAGGGAAAACCAAAACTGAAGAGGAAGCTAAGCAGCACAGTAGTGAGGACGTGGAAAACTCTGATGGTGAAGACAGACGTACAGAAGgtacatatgaagaaaaaattggGATTTTGGAGGGTTCTCACTCATCTCAG GATACAGCAGAGAACCATGATGACTTAGCTGCTAAAGATGATCATAGTGATACTCCTGAACATAAAGGATCGTTGGTTGAGAGTGTAGAACAG CATGCAGGAAAGCAGAAGGAAGAGCCTGTTGCTATATCTGAAACTGAATTTGATTCTGGAAGCAAGGTGCCTCCTGATCAG GGCAAGGATGAATCTGAAAAGACTGAGTCATTGTCCAGGGAAGAGTTAGGCCGCCGTGTTGCTTCTCGTTGGACTGGGGAAGATACCTCAAAGGAAGGAGGGGAAGTTGATGTTGACAAAGATAATAATCACGAAGAATTTCCAAAGGACACCCATGATGAGTATGATGGCTATGCTTCAGAAACTGATGATGAGTCCCAAAGATATGATGACGAAGATGTAGAGGAGGAGGCAGATAATGTTTTTGGAGAGGAGGATCACGGAGATTCTAGTTCTTCTTACAAATACGACTCAGACACTGATTCAGACTTTTCAG ATGTAACAACCTCAAGTAACCCATCTTGGTTGGAGAAGATACAAAAAACTGTGCGGGACCTTTTACAGGCTGTTAATTTATTCCAAACTCCAGTGAACCAATCAG agGCTGCTAGTATACGCAAAGAGTATGATGAATCCAGTGCCAAGTTGTCCAAGATAAGTTCAAGAATATCAAGCTTGACAAAAAAGCTAAAACATGATTTTG GACCAGATAAGGAGTTCTATTCGTTCTATGATCGTTGTTTTGAAAGCAAGCAGAATAA GTATGTTTACAAAGTATGCCCATATAAACAAGCTTCCCAGGTGGAGGGACACTCTACAACCCGTTTAGG GAGCTGGGACAAATTTGAGGACTCGTACAAAATCATGGTCTTTGCAAATGGTGATAAGTGCTGGAATGGGCCTGATAGAAGTTTGAAG GTCAGACTTAAATGTGGATTGAAAAATGAGGTTGCTGATGTTGATGAACCAAGTCGTTGCGA GTATGTAGCGTTGTTATCTACACCAGCGCTTTGCTCAGAGGAAAAACTTGAG GAACTGCAACACAAATTAGACGTATTGAACAAAGAAGAACCGCAAGGCCACGATGAACTTTAA
- the LOC103414630 gene encoding uncharacterized protein has product MMLCESLRDRIQPWLRDYDRLQSLAVILLYIQIGCALVGSLGALYNGVLLINLAIALFALVAIESSSQSLGRTYAVLLVCAIFLDVIWFILFSHEIWNLSRGSGSNTTLYIFSVKLTLAMQIIGFSIRLSSSLLWIQIYRLGLSYVDTSATPREADFDLRNSFLSPTTPVVPRQTSDSSDAIGGAIYDPTYYSSLFEDGQGKCCSGNGSTSDVESSKAKPSVVRSFQFVDEEKAASQPSSV; this is encoded by the exons ATGATGCTTTGTGAATCATTGCGTGATCGAATACAGCCATGGCTTCGTGATTACGACAGGCTTCAATCATTGGCCGTCATTCTCCTCTACATTCAG atTGGGTGCGCATTGGTGGGATCGCTCGGTGCACTGTACAACGGGGTTTTGCTGATAAATCTGGCCATTGCATTGTTTGCCCTCGTCGCAATCGAGAGCAGCAGTCAGAGCCTCGGCCGCACATACGCCGTCCTTCTCGTCTGCGCCATCTTCCTCGATGTCATCTGGTTCATTCTCTTCAGTCACGAAATCTG GAACCTTTCTCGTGGAAGTGGGAGTAATACAACTTTGTACATCTTCTCTGTAAAGCTCACTCTGGCCATGCAAATTATCGGCTTTTCCATCAGGTTATCCTCCTCCTTGTTATGGATTCAGATCTACAGGTTGGGCCTTTCCTATGTAGACACTAGTGCAACTCCTAGAGAAGCCGATTTTGATTTAAGAAATAGTTTCTTGAGTCCTACTACTCCCGTTGTACCCAGACAAACTTCAGATTCTAGTGATGCTATAGGGGGCGCTATCTATGACCCCACGTATTACTCCTCACTCTTTGAAGATGGTCAG GGAAAATGTTGCAGTGGCAACGGATCTACTTCTGATGTTGAATCTTCTAAGGCAAAACCATCTGTAGTCAGATCATTTCAGTTCGTAGAT GAGGAGAAGGCAGCAAGCCAGCCTAGTTCCGTTTAA
- the LOC103414675 gene encoding E3 ubiquitin-protein ligase SIRP1, whose translation MDEAMAARYWCHRCSRMVDPIMEVEMKCPFCQSGFIEEMNGTTRENQDADSDLGSDRALSLWAPILLGMMNNPHRRRRLRRFDFDDDDDDDNDNDNDDGDTRQGGDTELDRELESIIRRRRRSSATILQLLQGIRAGLASESENSEGDRERDRERERERERVILINPFNQTIIVQGSYDSNQGQNNNHTPIGSLGDYYIGPGLDLLLQHLAENDPNRYGTPPAQKEAVEALPTVTIKENLQCSVCLDDFEVGVEAKEMPCKHKFHSGCILPWLELHSSCPVCRFQLPADESKRDSDISRNSSNSRESEEIGDDVGGEEGDGDGRNGNGRRFSIPWPFNGLFSHSGSQSGGSVGNSSSSSSSSSANATGSGSTSQTEEN comes from the coding sequence ATGGACGAAGCAATGGCAGCAAGGTATTGGTGTCATAGGTGTTCTCGAATGGTGGATCCCATCATGGAAGTAGAAATGAAATGCCCCTTTTGCCAAAGCGGATTTATTGAGGAAATGAATGGCACTACAAGGGAGAATCAAGACGCTGACTCTGATTTGGGTTCCGATCGTGCCCTCTCCCTCTGGGCTCCAATCCTGTTGGGCATGATGAACAATCCCCATCGTCGCCGGAGATTAAGACGATTCGACtttgatgacgatgatgatgatgacaatGACAATGACAATGATGATGGTGACACTCGCCAGGGCGGAGATACTGAATTGGACAGAGAACTTGAATCAATCAtccggaggaggaggagaagctcAGCCACTATTCTACAGCTGCTTCAAGGCATTCGAGCTGGATTGGCATCTGAGTCTGAGAATTCTGAGGGGGATAGGGAGAGGGATAGGgaaagagaaagggagagggaGCGCGTAATTCTTATAAATCCTTTCAATCAAACCATCATTGTTCAGGGATCTTACGATTCGAATCAGGGTCAAAACAACAATCACACCCCTATTGGTTCATTAGGCGATTATTACATCGGGCCTGGTTTAGATTTGTTGCTGCAACATTTGGCAGAGAATGATCCTAATAGATATGGGACTCCACCAGCGCAAAAGGAGGCAGTGGAAGCTCTACCCACTGTGACAATCAAGGAGAATTtgcagtgttcagtgtgcttgGATGATTTTGAGGTCGGTGTAGAAGCAAAAGAGATGCCATGTAAGCACAAGTTTCATAGCGGGTGTATTCTGCCATGGCTGGAGCTTCATAGTTCCTGTCCAGTTTGCAGGTTCCAGTTGCCTGCTGATGAATCAAAGCGTGATTCAGATATTTCCAGGAACAGCAGTAACTCGAGGGAGAGTGAAGAGATTGGTGATGATGTTGGTGGGGAAGAGGGAGATGGGGATGGGAGAAACGGAAACGGGAGAAGGTTTTCAATCCCGTGGCCTTTCAATGGTCTGTTTTCTCACTCAGGATCTCAGTCAGGTGGCAGTGTGGGcaattcatcatcatcatcatcatcatcatcggcAAATGCAACCGGAAGTGGAAGCACTTCTCAAACAGAAGAGAATTGA
- the LOC103414668 gene encoding pyruvate kinase, cytosolic isozyme translates to MDQRPKTKIVCTLGPASRSVPMVEKLLRAGMNVARFNFSHGSHEYHQETLDNLRAAMESTGILCAVMLDTKGPEIRTGFLKDAKPVQLKLGQEITISTDYGLKGDANMICMSYKKLAEDVKPGSMILCADGTISFMVLSCDKLKGLVQCRCENSAVLGERKNVNLPGVIVDLPTLTEKDKEDILKWGVPNKIDMIALSFVRKGSDLVEVRKLLGKHSKNILLMSKVENQEGVANFDDILAQSDAFMVARGDLGMEIPIEKIFLAQKVMIYKCNIQGKPVVTATQMLESMIKSPRPTRAEATDVANAVLDGTDCVMLSGETAAGAYPELAVRTMAKICVEAESTLHYGDVFKRIMEHSPVPMSPLESLASSAVKTANSSKAALILVLTRGGSTAKLVAKYRPGMPILSVVVPEITTDSFDWSCSDEAPARHSLIFRGLVPVLSAGSSRASNAETTEEALDFALQHAKTKGLCKNGDAVVALHRDGTASVIKILTVK, encoded by the exons ATGGATCAGAGGCCCAAGACCAAGATCGTCTGCACCCTGGGACCCGCGTCGCGGTCCGTTCCCATGGTGGAGAAGCTGCTGAGGGCCGGCATGAACGTCGCCCGCTTCAACTTCTCCCATGGCTCCCACGAGTACCATCAGGAGACGCTCGACAATCTCAGGGCAGCCATGGAATCCACCGGCATCCTCTGCGCCGTCATGCTCGACACCAAG GGTCCAGAGATTCGAACTGGATTTCTCAAGGATGCGAAACCCGTCCAGCTCAAACTGGGCCAAGAGATCACCATTTCCACTGATTATGGCCTCAAGGGTGATGCAAATATGATTTGTATGAGTTACAAAAAGCTGGCTGAGGATGTCAAGCCGGGGAGCATGATTCTATGTGCTGATGGCACCATCTCGTTTATGGTTCTGTCTTGCGATAAGCTAAAGGGTTTGGTTCAATGCCGCTGTGAGAACTCTGCAGTTCTTGGTGAGAGGAAGAACGTTAATCTTCCCGGGGTCATTGTGGATCTCCCAACCTTAACAgagaaagacaaagaagatattCTCAAGTGGGGAGTTCCAAATAAGATTGACATGATTGCCCTGTCTTTTGTTCGGAAAGGCTCTGATCTTGTGGAGGTCAGGAAGCTCCTTGGAAAGCATTCTAAGAATATCCTTCTCATGTCAAAG GTTGAGAATCAGGAAGGGGTGGCAAACTTTGATGACATCCTTGCACAATCAGATGCATTCATGGTGGCACGAGGTGATCTTGGTATGGAAATTCCAATTGAAAAGATCTTCCTTGCACAGAAAGTGATGATCTACAAGTGCAACATCCAAGGAAAACCCGTGGTCACGGCAACACAGATGTTGGAGTCAATGATCAAATCTCCCCGTCCAACTAGGGCTGAAGCTACCGATGTTGCCAATGCCGTTCTAGATGGCACAGATTGTGTGATGCTAAGTGGTGAGACTGCTGCGGGAGCATACCCTGAACTTGCAGTGCGGACCATGGCAAAAATATGCGTAGAAGCAGAGAGCACCCTTCACTATGGAGATGTGTTCAAAAGGATTATGGAACACTCCCCCGTGCCCATGAGCCCACTAGAGAGTCTGGCTTCTTCTGCTGTTAAAACAGCCAACTCGTCCAAAGCAGCTCTTATATTGGTACTGACCAGAGGAGGAAGTACTGCAAAGCTGGTGGCCAAGTACAGACCTGGCATGCCTATACTGTCTGTTGTTGTCCCTGAGATTACGACCGATTCATTTGACTGGTCATGCAGTGATGAAGCTCCAGCAAGGCATAGTCTGATTTTCcgtgggttggttccagttcTAAGTGCGGGATCTTCTAGGGCCTCTAATGCAGAGACAACTGAAGAAGCGCTGGACTTTGCCCTCCAACATGCCAAGACAAAGGGACTCTGCAAGAACGGAGATGCTGTTGTGGCTCTGCACCGTGATGGAACTGCATCTGTGATCAAGATCTTGACCGTGAAGTGA